A genome region from Lytechinus pictus isolate F3 Inbred chromosome 14, Lp3.0, whole genome shotgun sequence includes the following:
- the LOC129276853 gene encoding uncharacterized protein LOC129276853 — MRGDKGGNTALHNAAKRGHTAITEHLVEQGADIKKCNDEGWTALHSASKEGHTDIIDFLISRGIDANIADQKGMTPLHIASGKGHLDCTKRLVCGGSDIHKFDDGGCTALHIAAKEGHANVMKFLVHEGKNVVNTGDKNGLTPLQFASLYGHLECTRLLASITDDINKGDSSGLTSLHRSAENNKLDVTKYLVNQGARITEGDKDGRTALHVAALNGHTSIIKYLASELNVNVDTFDSNGRTPLHNTTWNGHTEATNYLISKGAKVNRRNNKGWTPLHLASQNGHLEVTKCLIANRAEVDKSSKDGKSPLHSAARNTHLPVAKYLIDNGALVNKDDNGGWTPLHIAALSDNLDFTEYLISEGALVNSRNQDGWTALHNAAGNGKLKVTCHLVSQGAEINIGNKDGWTALHKAAQNGHMEVTKCLIQNGALVNQGNNEGRTAMHNAAGNGHVKILEYLIKEGGDINLRNDYGMTVLHNASKNCQLDMTKYLISKGLDVNSADIDGWTPLHSASKNGHLEITEYLISQQAEVNRSNKEGADALHIASGNGRSEVASYLIKYGADISREDVAGRTALHYAARRGHLEVAKELLNQGADVKACTKNGLNALHYAAENGHSDITTYLINEGIDITKCDDNGSNALHKSARNGHRHVASCLINKGASVNTSSNDGWTAFIGAAENGHKDMVEYLLTQGANVNVSDKNGFTALHAAAANGHLGVVQYLVRQGVDLNKGDSNDNTAMHRAFQNGCLDVYVFLMSHGSSMNDFNVDGNAPRDPQPDDPQSESPLIDSEGKVNQLDSHGFAAIHHAMHHGYTSVIETLLSQGADINIQSGDGQTCLHHAIKLCYRTDREVEPTETLKKISTDFYHGDLSPKRALVIYLLENGANTDMRDTYGNLPIQFARDEQIRQMIFSRLPSMERITSYREEKRSSCNKLYVEVGKGPKQVELEDHGISINFPAGSFQEPEPYKIMVSILHRPSVGIDIADDESVACCGIRLDPADVAIQKPVKITMPHSISCCDPDRVTPDIVSLLQHTGWTQVSRRSYMPSSKEPPFCKVHKGYIDLYINQCAEWWILIPLKQRSGRQRVVFTPYVPDIIGLGQELLIRLHIHTDSPFIEEQIHEEEREKGYRKTHRSVPFEVVLQSGDINLLCERDDREVGKKLICLADIRNQIRQCVDLEVRQNVRETSEFHLMTIVLSQVGSRELSRSLSFVIRCRDEPPSPISIYRPKEEMLRHDLSDIELNNIAEEITVDQYYDLGVALGFNIPQLDNLEYSRLRNREQATYDMLVQWRKGQGHEAKKELLSVIKSVGTPREQIDIQALNLDTKREIPDETLVALAREMNKMKEDQFFKVGKKLGLKLTVLQHILYRTLSRMKDATVQMLSKWKTSQRNKREALRMLKSVWKSLQSATKRDASDLQTTAFPDEDIDLLEVGPTKKELLSVAREAQNVETLGKALGVDDDIISKCLQSIGTTKPKVLRVVSMLQDWVKLGGTRARLLEIAQALHFNDAALTIAKAGRNQEGCTGFFSCDAIDHWGRDLNIEELGIRLSIPPGCVKTGRTSLATLHVFSHSAFSLPVRDDEILISPVVECSLKVEETSNLTRLNLRHNLNLYDLHDLRQRDHLPCLILYRKKELGYFERIALEGTQISDDTVEIPCCDSQMLATSLTNLQAVKFHCVAFQPLYMPSSRNPVLHFHIFLPCRRYLKDIVREEGRPPMPYCRMMDMVPFNVHSGDTDLTIRCNDGSESTRQLVSIRRLVKENCSIVIQLCFLEGEEQKTLCLCIEQGTSTLVRHVFTTTIEAFEPDYDSDTHIVSLFVVL; from the exons ATGAGAGGGGACAAAGGCGGAAATACTGCTTTACACAATGCTGCCAAAAGAGGCCACACAGCTATCACCGAACACTTAGTAGAACAGGGTGCCGACATAAAAAAGTGCAATGATGAGGGATGGACTGCCTTACACAGTGCATCAAAAGAGGGTCACACCGATATAATAGACTTTCTAATCAGCAGGGGAATCGATGCAAACATTGCAGACCAGAAAGGAATGACACCGTTACATATTGCATCGGGTAAAGGTCATCTCGATTGTACGAAACGTCTGGTTTGCGGCGGATCTGATATTCATAAATTTGACGATGGAGGATGTACAGCCTTACATATTGCAGCCAAAGAGGGTCATGCAAATGTGATGAAATTCCTCGTTCATGAGGGGAAGAATGTTGTTAATACAGGAGATAAAAATGGATTGACTCCACTGCAGTTTGCATCACTTTATGGTCATTTGGAATGTACAAGACTTCTGGCTAGTATCACAGATGACATTAATAAAGGCGATAGTAGTGGACTGACGTCGTTGCACAGATCCGCCGAAAACAATAAGCTTGACgtgacaaaatatttggttaaCCAAGGGGCCCGCATAACCGAAGGTGACAAAGATGGCAGAACTGCATTACACGTTGCTGCATTAAATGGACATACCAGTATCATCAAATATTTAGCCAGCGAACTCAATGTAAATGTAGATACATTTGATAGCAATGGCCGGACTCCTTTGCACAATACCACATGGAATGGCCACACTGAAGCCACTAACTACTTAATCAGTAAGGGTGCAAAGGTAAATAGACGAAACAATAAGGGTTGGACACCTTTACATCTTGCTTcacagaatggtcatcttgaagTTACCAAATGTCTGATAGCGAATCGTGCTGAAGTGGACAAGAGTAGTAAAGACGGAAAGAGTCCGTTACACAGCGCGGCCAGAAACACACATCTACCTGTTGCAAAATATCTCATCGATAACGGAGCTCTGGTAAATAAAGATGATAATGGTGGATGGACCCCCTTACATATTGCGGCGCTCAGCGACAATCTTGATTTTACCGAATACCTGATTAGTGAAGGAGCACTAGTTAATAGTCGAAATCAAGATGGTTGGACCGCATTACATAATGCAGCAGGTAACGGCAAATTGAAAGTCACTTGCCATTTGGTTAGTCAAGGAGCTGAAATAAATATAGGCAACAAGGATGGGTGGACTGCATTACATAAAGCGGCACAGAATGGTCACATGGAAGTCACCAAATGTTTGATCCAAAACGGGGCATTGGTTAACCAGGGAAATAACGAAGGCAGAACTGCTATGCACAATGCAGCAGGAAATGGCCATGTTAAAATTCTGGAATATCTCATAAAAGAGGGAGGGGATATCAACCTGAGAAATGACTATGGCATGACCGTTCTGCACAATGCAAGCAAAAATTGCCAGCTTGATATGACAAAGTATCTCATTAGTAAAGGGTTGGACGTGAATTCCGCCGATATCGATGGTTGGACCCCTCTGCACAGCGCATCaaagaatggtcatcttgaaaTCACTGAATACCTTATCAGTCAACAAGCAGAAGTCAACAGGTCCAACAAGGAGGGTGCAGATGCTTTGCACATTGCTTCAGGAAATGGCCGTTCTGAAGTTGCATCATATCTCATCAAATATGGAGCCGATATCAGTCGGGAGGATGTTGCAGGACGTACTGCTCTTCATTATGCTGCGAGGAGGGGCCATCTCGAGGTAGCCAAAGAGCTTCTCAAtcaaggagctgatgtgaaAGCTTGCACCAAGAATGGTTTAAATGCATTGCACTATGCAGCAGAGAATGGTCACAGCGATATAACGACGTACCTGATCAATGAAGGAATTGATATCACGAAATGCGACGACAATGGATCGAATGCCCTACATAAGTCTGCACGGAATGGACATCGTCATGTCGCATCATGCTTGATCAATAAAGGGGCCTCGGTAAATACAAGCAGCAACGATGGATGGACCGCCTTCATTGGTGCTGCAGAGAATGGCCATAAGGACATGGTCGAATATCTCCTTACTCAAGGAGCTAACGTTAACGTTAGTGATAAAAATGGGTTTACCGCATTGCACGCTGCTGCCGCAAATGGTCATCTAGGAGTTGTACAATATCTTGTCAGACAAGGGGTGGACTTGAATAAAGGTGATAGCAATGACAATACTGCCATGCATCGTGCCTTCCAGAATGGCTGCCTAGATGTCTACGTATTTCTCATGTCACACGGAAGCTCCATGAATGATTTCAATGTGGATGGAAATGCACCCCGGGATCCACAACCAGATGACCCCCAAAGTGAATCTCCACTAATTGACTCAGAG GGCAAAGTCAATCAACTTGACTCTCACGGGTTTGCTGCTATCCACCACGCAATGCACCATGGCTACACCTCTGTTATTGAGACACTGCTATCACAGGGAGCAGATATCAATATCCAGTCAGGAGATGGTCAGACGTGTCTGCATCATGCCATAAAGCTGTGCTACAGGACGGATAGAGAGGTAGAACCAACAGAAACACTAAAAAAG ATATCTACTGACTTCTACCATGGAGATTTATCACCGAAGAGAGCCCTTGTGATATACCTCTTAGAAAATGGTGCCAACACAGATATGAGGGACACTTATGGCAACCTTCCTATTCAGTTTGCTAGAGATGAACAGATTCGTCAGATGATATTTTCAAG ATTACCATCGATGGAGAGGATAACTAGTTATCGCG AGGAGAAAAGGTCTTCATGCAACAAGCTATACGTTGAAGTCGGCAAAGGACCGAAGCAAGTGGAGCTGGAGGACCACGGTATATCGATCAATTTTCCAGCGGGGAGCTTCCAGGAGCCGGAACCGTACAAGATCATGGTATCGATTCTTCATCGTCCAAGCGTCGGCATAGACATAGCGGATGACGAATCAGTGGCGTGTTGCGGAATACGATTAGACCCTGCTGATGTTGCCATACAGAAGCCAGTGAAGATCACCATGCCACATTCAATCAGCTGCTGTGATCCTGATCGAGTAACACCAGACATTGTCTCACTACTCCAGCACACAG GTTGGACGCAAGTGTCTCGGAGGAGTTACATGCCTTCGTCTAAAGAGCCACCTTTTTGCAAGGTACACAAGGGCTACATCGATCTCTACATAAACCAATGTGCAGAGTGGTGGATTCTTATTCCCCTCAAGCAACGGTCAGGTCGACAGAGGGTAGTCTTTACTCCATACGTACCAGACATCATTGGTCTAGGCCAAGAACTTCTTATTCGACTACACATACATACAGACAGTCCCTTTATTGAAGag CAAATACACGaggaggaaagagaaaagggataTCGCAAAACTCATCGATCGGTGCCATTCGAAGTCGTTCTACAATCCGGTGACATCAATCTGTTGTGTGAACGTGATGATAGAGAAGTTGGAAAGAAG TTGATCTGTTTGGCGGATATTCGCAACCAAATTAGACAATGTGTGGACCTTGAAGTGCGCCAGAACGTCAGGGAAACGTCAGAATTCCACCTGATGACCATCGTATTATCACAGGTTGGCAGTCGTGAGCTATCTCGATCTCTCTCATTTGTCATCCGATGTCGAG ACGAACCGCCAAGCCCTATTTCGATATATCG ACCAAAGGAGGAAATGCTCCGCCATGACCTGTCAGATATTGAACTTAACAACATCGCCGAAGAGATTACAGTTGACCAATACTACGACTTGGGTGTAGCTTTGGGGTTCAACATACCACAGCTGGATAATCTTGAGTACAGCAGACTTCGAAACAGGGAGCAAGCCACGTATGATATGTTGGTCCAGTGGAGAAAAGGACAGGGCCATGAAGCGAAGAAGGAACTTCTTTCCGTCATCAAATCGGTCGGCACTCCAAGAGAGCAGATCGATATTCAAG CATTGAATCTTGACACAAAACG TGAGATTCCCGACGAGACGTTGGTGGCGCTAGCCAGGGAGATGAACAAGATGAAAGAAGATCAGTTCTTCAAGGTCGGAAAGAAGTTAGGGCTAAAGCTAACCGTTCTGCAGCATATATTATATCGGACATTGTCAAGAATGAAAGACGCTACTGTCCAGATGCTCTCCAAATGGAAAACCTCTCAACGAAATAAACGCGAAGCGCTTCGGATGTTAAAAAGCGTTTGGAAGTCATTACAGTCTGCAACAAAGAGAGATG cttCGGATTTGCAAACAACAGCATTTCCTGATGAGGACATCGATCTACTAGAAGTGGGACCAACTAAAAAGGAGCTTCTGAGTGTCGCTCGAGAAGCTCAAAACGTAGAGACACTTGGAAAAGCTCTTGGAGTGGACGATGACATCATCTCCAAATGTCTCCAGTCAATAGGCACGACCAAGCCCAAAGTCTTGAGAGTTGTCAGCATGCTTCAGGATTGGGTTAAGCTAGGAGGGACCAGAGCAAGACTCCTTGAAATAGCCCAAGCGTTGCACTTCAACGATGCCGCTCTGACCATAGCAAAAG CTGGACGTAACCAAGAGGGATGTACAGGATTCTTTTCTTGTGATGCCATCGACCATTGGGGCAGGGATCTGAATATAGAGGAACTTGGCATACGACTCTCTATTCCTCCAGGATGTGTGAAGACAGGCAGGACCTCCTTAGCAACGCTTCACGTGTTTAGCCATAGTGCTTTTTCTTTGCCTGTTCGTGATGACGAGATTCTTATTTCTCCCGTTGTCGAATGTTCTTTGAAAGTAGAGGAAACATCCAACCTTACGAGACTTAATCTGCGGCATAATCTCAATCTTtatgatcttcatgatcttCGTCAAAGGGATCATTTACCCTGCCTTATTCTGTACCGCAAGAAAGAATTAG GGTATTTTGAGCGCATAGCCTTGGAAGGTACTCAGATATCAGATGACACTGTTGAGATTCCTTGCTGTGATAGTCAGATGTTGGCGACATCGTTGACCAATCTCCAAGCAGTGAAGTTCCACTGTGTAGCATTCCAACCGCTCTACATGCCTTCATCACGCAACCCAGTCCTACATTTTCACATATTCCTCCCATGTCGGAGATACCTCAAG GACATTGTGCGAGAGGAAGGAAGACCACCAATGCCGTATTGCAGGATGATGGACATGGTTCCATTCAACGTGCATTCAGGGGATACCGACCTTACGATCAGGTGCAACGATGGGTCAGAAAGTACTCGACAACTG GTCTCTATTCGTCGTCTTGTAAAAGAAAACTGCAGTATAGTCATTCAGCTCTGTTTCCTGGAAGGGGAAGAACAAAAGACACTCTGCCTCTGCATAGAGCAGGGAACCTCGACACTTGTCCGGCATGTGTTCACCACCACAATTGAAG CTTTTGAACCAGACTATGATAGCGACACACACATTGT GTCTCTATTCGTCGTCTTGTAA